The Desulfovibrio piger DNA segment CGCTGGCTCCCAAGGAAAAGGGCGATGAAGACAAGGTCTACTCCGCCATCCAGCGTCTGCTGGACGAAGACGTCACCCTGCGTCTGGCCCGCGACGAAGAAAACGGCGACATCCTGCTTTCCGGTATGGGCCAGCTGCACATCGAACTTTCGGTGGAAAAGGCCAAACGCCGCTTCAAGGTGGACATCATCCTCAAGACGCCCAAGGTGCCCTATCGTGAGACCGTGCGCGGCAAGGTGCAGGTGCAGGGCCGTCACAAGAAGCAGTCCGGCGGCCGCGGCCAGTTCGGTGACTGCTGGATCAAGATGGAAGGCCTGCCCCGCGGTTCCGGCTATGTCTTCGAAGACGCCATCGTGGGCGGCGTGATCCCCCGCCAGTACATCCCCGCCATCGACAAGGGCATCCAGGAAGCGGCCGCCCGCGGTTTCCTGGCCGGTTGTCAGGTGGTGGACTTCCGCGTCAAGGTCTACGACGGCAGCTACCACACCGTGGACTCCTCGGAAATGGCCTTCAAGGTGGCCGGCTCCCTGGCCTTCAAAAAAGCCATGGAAAGCCTCAAGCCCGTGCTGCTGGAACCCATCGTGCTGCTGACCGTCTCCGTGCCTGACGAATGCATGGGCGACGTCATCGGCGACCTTTCCTCGCGTCGCGGCAAGGTGCTGGGCTCCGACTCCGCCGCCGGTGTCACCGAGATCAAGGCCCACGTGCCCATGAGCGAAGTGCTGCGCTACGCTCCCGACCTGCGCTCCATGACGGCCGGTCAGGGCTTCTTCACCATGGAATTCGCCCACTATGAAGAAGCTCCCCAGCCTGTGGCCGACAAGGTCATCGCTGAACACCAGAAGGCCGTGGCCGGCGAATAAGCCCCAGCCTCTCTCCTGCTGATCAAGGGCCACCTGCTCCGTGCGGGTGGCCCTTTTTATTTACGGACGTTCTTCCACAGGTCCCCCGCAGCGCACCGAGGGTTGCAAGAAAGGGGAAACATTCCCCGGAGTGGACGGAAGAGGAATGCAACAAAGGGACATCGCCCCAGAACGGAGGACGCAGCCACAGCGCTGTCTGAACAGCAAAAATGCGAAAAGAGCCACGCCATCCAGGCAGGATTCCTGCCCGTTCCAGAGCCGAAAACATCGTGACACAGCCCCGGGAGCGATGACCGCACCGTGTCCGGCAAAGCGCCCTCGGCATCCCCCCTGCCCTTCCCCGTATCAGGTGAGCCAGAGCTGCAGCAGCGATGGGCAGGGATAGGGCCTGACGGCACCGGCTGCCCCTTCCCGCAGGCAACAAAAAAGGGAGGTCATCCGCGGATGTCCTCCCTTCGCAAAAATCAGGCGTATCGTTTACAGGGAACGCAGGCTGGGGGCCGCATGACGGGCCGCAGGGACCTTGCCTGCCAGGCTCATCTCGGGCCGGATGCCCGCATTGCGTTCGATGAGCTCCACAGCACGGGAGATCTGGCGACCGACCCTGGACTCATTGGCGATCTCGCGTTCCAGGGATGTGATGCCCTTGATGACCGTGGAGTGACGGCGGTTGAAGCGCTCGCCGATCTCCTTGAGGGACATGTCCGTATGCTTGCGGGCCAGATAATAGATGGTATTGCGGGCCAGCACGTACTGCTGTTTGTGCGAACGGGATGCCAGCTGGCGTTCGTTGAGGCCGTAGCTCTCGCAGACCAGGCGCACGATGGAGGCGAAGTCCGGGCCACAGTCCACGGTGGCGTACTGCTGCAGCACTTCCAGCGCCAGCTCGGGATTGAGCCCGCAATTGAGCATGCGCGCCTTGAACACCAGACTTTTGAGGCAGGATTCCAGCTGGCGCACGTCGCCCTGCAGGCGCCCAGCCAGCAGATCACAGACCTCGTCAGGCAGCAGCACCTGAAAGCTCTTGGCTTTGCGCTCCAGGATATGGCGGCACATTTCCGTATCGGGCCGCTCCAGAGGCGACACGATGCCGGAGCAGAAATGGGAGACCAGCTGGCTGTCCAGTTTTTCCAGCTCGCGCGGAGAAAAGCTGCTGGTGAAGATGGCGCGGCCGCCGCGATCCTGCAGGCTCTTGATGACGGTCAGGACCATGTCCTGCATCTTTTCCTTGCCCTGGAGGAAATGCACGTCTTCCAGCAGGAGTACGTCCAGATCGCGCAGACGGGCGCGAAAGCTCTCCACATCATTGCTGCGCAGGGCAGCCACATAGCGCGACGCCAGATCCTCGGCGGAAAGGTAGGCCAGACGGGCCTGACCGCCCTGCTCCTGCACGGCACGGCCCACGGACTGCATGATGTGGGTCTTGCCCAGGCCGGAGGCCGAGCTGACGAACAGCGTCTCCACACAGCCGCCGTCATGGCAGATGTCCTTGGCCGCAGCCACGGCCATGGCGTTGCAGGGGCCGACCACGAAATCGTCGAAACTGAAGCGCCAGCGCTGACGGGTACGGGGGCGCAACGTGGGGGCAGGCAGAGGCAGGGAACACTGGCTGGGCTGCCAGAGGGGCTGGGACGGACGGGAAGGCGCCGTATGGAGAGGCGTTGCGGGCGCCTCATGCACGGGCTGCGCCACGGGCGTAGCGAGAGGGGCCGCAGCAACGGCGGCAGGGGCAGCGGGCGCGGCAGGAGCGGGAGCAGCACCCTGACAGGAGATACGGATATCGATGTTCTCCGGCGCCACCTGCAACACGGGCGCGGCAGCGGAGCGCAACGTATCCCGCATGCGGTCACGCAGCCAGCGGGCCACATATTCGCTGGGTGCGGCAAGGCACAGGCTGTTCCCCTCGATATGGGCATCCAGGGGATGGATCCACACCTTGAAGATGCCGGGATTGAGGACATCCCTCAAATTTTCAGAGATCTTCTGCCACTGCTCTTGCATGCCTGTCATTGCCCGCCCATGAAAAATGCCGGTACGCGGGTCATGGTCAGCCATGCCCGCTCAAAAATGTCTCGCCCCATTGGTGCTGTTGCGATGTCGCCGTCCGTCTTTCGGCGAAGCGCCCGCAAGGATGTAGTTTTTTCGCGTTGTTCTGTCAACATATGGCGAACGGGAAGACCAGGCCTTTCGCGCCTGCTGCCGCCATGCGGGCATCCCTGCCCTCTATCCTCTGTGGACGCTTGTGAGATTCTGCCCTTTTTTTCCCCATACTGCAAGCCGGAAGAGCCGCCATGAAAAAGAAAGGTCGTTGCCACCGGAATGACAACGACCTTGGGATCTTGCAGATATCGATGTTTACTTGAACTGCACGAAGTTCTTGAGCAGCCCCAGCAGTTCGTAACGCAGGGATTCATCCTGCAGGGCGAAGTAGATGTTGGCGCTCAGGAACTCGGCCCAGTCACCGGCATCGAAACGCATGCCGGCCATACGCACGGCCATCATGCCGCGGTCCTTGGCCATGGCCTGCAGGGCGTCGGTGAGCTGGATCTCGCCGCCGTGGCCCGGTTTGACCTTTTCCAGATAGTCGAAGATGTCCGGGGTCAGCACATAGCGCCCCACGATGGCCATGCGGGAAGGCGCGTCCTCGCGCTTGGGCTTTTCCACCATGTCCCGCACGCGGTACACGCCGGGGGCCACTTCCTCGCCATCGATGATGCCGTAACGGCTCACCTTTTCCCACGGCACTTCCATGACGCCGATGACGGGCATCTTTTCGGCCATGGCCACTTCGATGAGCTGGCCGATGCCGGGCACGCCGCTGAACATCAGGTCGTCGCCCACCATGACGGCAAAGGGCTCGTCACCCACCAGTTCACGCGCGCACAGCACGGCATGGCCCAGGCCCAGCTGGCGCTTCTGGCGCACGGAAAGGATGTTGACCATCTCCGCCAC contains these protein-coding regions:
- the galU gene encoding UTP--glucose-1-phosphate uridylyltransferase GalU; its protein translation is MKDIRKVVIPVAGWGTRSLPATKNIPKEMLPIYNKPVIQYVVEEAQRAHIKDVIFVTNRDKNVIEDHFDHNLQLEDLLERSGKLDKLEEVRRVAEMVNILSVRQKRQLGLGHAVLCARELVGDEPFAVMVGDDLMFSGVPGIGQLIEVAMAEKMPVIGVMEVPWEKVSRYGIIDGEEVAPGVYRVRDMVEKPKREDAPSRMAIVGRYVLTPDIFDYLEKVKPGHGGEIQLTDALQAMAKDRGMMAVRMAGMRFDAGDWAEFLSANIYFALQDESLRYELLGLLKNFVQFK
- a CDS encoding DnaA ATPase domain-containing protein produces the protein MTGMQEQWQKISENLRDVLNPGIFKVWIHPLDAHIEGNSLCLAAPSEYVARWLRDRMRDTLRSAAAPVLQVAPENIDIRISCQGAAPAPAAPAAPAAVAAAPLATPVAQPVHEAPATPLHTAPSRPSQPLWQPSQCSLPLPAPTLRPRTRQRWRFSFDDFVVGPCNAMAVAAAKDICHDGGCVETLFVSSASGLGKTHIMQSVGRAVQEQGGQARLAYLSAEDLASRYVAALRSNDVESFRARLRDLDVLLLEDVHFLQGKEKMQDMVLTVIKSLQDRGGRAIFTSSFSPRELEKLDSQLVSHFCSGIVSPLERPDTEMCRHILERKAKSFQVLLPDEVCDLLAGRLQGDVRQLESCLKSLVFKARMLNCGLNPELALEVLQQYATVDCGPDFASIVRLVCESYGLNERQLASRSHKQQYVLARNTIYYLARKHTDMSLKEIGERFNRRHSTVIKGITSLEREIANESRVGRQISRAVELIERNAGIRPEMSLAGKVPAARHAAPSLRSL